CGATGATGCGATACTACCTTTCGGGCGGTGTGATGCTCGGCCACGAAAACGTCGCCGAGATCGTCGAAGCCGGTCCGGACGTCGCCACGGCCAGGGCGGGCGAGCGCGTGGTGGTCGATCCGCCGCTGGGTTGCCTCGTTCGCAAGATCGATCCGCCCTGTTCGGCGTGTCGGCAGGGGCGGCCGTCGGTGTGCGAGAACTTCGATCTTGGGAACATGCCGACCGCGATCGGGCTGGGCTACAACGGATTTACCGGCGGAAGCTGGTCGCCGTATTTCATCGCGCACCACTCCCAGCTTCACCCCGTTCCCGACGGCGTCGCCGACGAGCAGGCCATTCTCGTGGATCCGCTGGCGTGCAGCCTCCATGCGATTCTCGACGACCTGCCCGCCGCCAGCGAGAATGTGCTGGTGTTCGGAGCCGGGATCATCGGCTTGGCCACCGCGGCCTTGCTTCGTGTCGTTGAGCCGAGTCTGCGAATCGCCGTTACCGTCAAGCACCCGTTCCAAGCGGATCTGGCCAGGCACTACGGCGCCGACCACTTGGTCTACTGGAAGCGCGACCGTCAGCAGTCGTTCCGCGACTTGGCCTCCATCGTCAAGGCTCGTTCGGCCACGCTGCCCTTTGGCATGCACTTCCTCCAGGGCGGATTCGACCGCGTCTACTATTGCAGCGGAGCGGTTTCCGCCTTTGCCGACGCCGCCCGGCTGGTTCGGCCGAGAGGAACGCTGGTGCTGGTGGGAACGCCGCAGATCGGGATTACCGATCTGACGCCGCTGTGGCTCCACGAGATCAAGGTGGTGGGAACCACCGGCCGGGCCGTGCAGATGTTGCCGGGCGATCGGGAAGCGGCCCACAACTACCGCCACGTGCTGCGATTGCTCCAGGAAGGCCGGATCGACACGGCTCCGCTGAAACTCGCCTTCTACCGCCAGAAGGACTATCGGCGGGCCTTGGCGGATCTGCGGGATCGCCGGCATTCCGGCGTCGTCAAAGCCGCCTTCGACTTCCGCTAGCCGCCAGGAAAGGCTTCAGCGCCGGAGCTCATTCCCATTCGATGGTTGCCGGCGGCTTGGTCGAGATGTCGTACACCACGCGGTTGACCCCGCGGACCTCGTTGACGATGCGGCTGGCGACGGTGGCCAGCGTCTCGTGCGGAATGCGGACCCAATCGGCGGTCATGAAATCCCGCGTCTCGACCGCCCGCAGGGCGATCACGTATTCATAGGTCCGCCCGTCGCCCATCACGCCCACCGTGCCCACCGGGATCAGCACCGCGAACGCCTGGCCGATCGTCCGGTACAGGTTGGCCGCCCGGATTTCCTCGATGAAGATTTCATCCGCGTCGCGGAGAATGTCCAGCCGTTCGGGCGTGATCTGCCCGGTGATCCGCACCGCCAGCCCCGGGCCCGGGAATGGATGGCGCCATACGATCTCCTCCGGCAGGCCCAGGTGCTCGCCCACCGCACGCACCTCGTCCTTGAACAGGTCCCGCAGCGGCTCGATCAGTTCAAAGCCCAATTCGGCGGGCAACCCGCCCACGTTGTGGTGCAGCTTGATGTTGGCCGCTTTACCCGCGATGCTGTGGCCCGACTCGATCACGTCCGGGTACAGCGTGCCCTGGGCCAGGAATCGGGCGTCCTCGATCTCCCGCGCCTCGTGGCGAAACACTTCGATGAACTCGTGGCCGATGATCCGCCGTTTTTCCTGCGGGTCCGACACTCCAGCCAGCGCGCCCAGGAACCGCTGCGAGGCGTCCGCCACCCGCAGATCGATGTGGAAGTGGTCGCGGAACGTCGCTTCGACCAGTTCGGCTTCGTTCTTACGCAGCAGCCCGTTGTCCACGAAGATGCACGTGAGCTGATCACCGATCGCCTTGTGCACGATCGCCGCCACCACCGAGCTGTCCACGCCGCCGGAAAGCCCGCAGATCACCCGCGACTTGCCGACTTGTTCGCGAATCTGCTCGATCGCCTCCTCGGCGATGTCCCCGACCCGCCATGCGCCCTGACAGCCGCAGACGTCGTACAGGAAGTTCCGCAAAATCTGTCCCCCCATCGGCGTGTGGCTCACCTCAGGGTGGAATTGCACGCCGAAAAACGGACGGCGCTTGTGGCGGACCGCGGCCCACGCGGTGTTGCGGGTCTCCGCCAGTGCTTCGAAATCCTCCGGCAGCGTCTGGACGACGTCGCCGTGGCTCATCCACACGCTGGTCTCTTCCGGCACGTGGCACAGCAGGTCGTAACCGTTCTTGACCGTCAGATGCGTTCGGCCGTACTCCCGCGCCTTGGCCGCCTGGACCTGTGCGCCCAGGAGCTGCGAACCGATCTGCATGCCGTAGCATATCCCCAAAATCGGCACGCCCAGTTGGAACACCCGCTCGTCGCAGCGCGGCGCGCCCGGTTCATACACGCTGGAGGGCCCGCCGGAGAGGATCAGACCCTTCGGCTCGTACTCCTGGAGCTTCTCGATCGGCGTTTCGGGCGCGACCAGCAGACTGAACACGTGGTTCTCGCGCACCCGCCGAGCGATCAACTGGGAATACTGTGAGCCGAAATCAAGAATCAGTATGGTCTCTCGCGTCATCAATTGCCTCTCCGTCGAACAGCCTTGCCGCAATGCCAATTCTTGGTTCTACCCCCGCACCGGTCAAACGAAATCGGCCCGACTTCACGCGTTTTTCATCAACCACGGCATTGTACCGACCAGAAGAATTCATTATAATAAAAACAAAGTCTTATTAATGGGTGGCTATCATGGCGGCACGTCGAGCGGCGTTCGTTGGGTGGCTTTGTGTTCTGATTCTGGTCCTTGTCTCGGGCTGCGACTCCAGCGGCATTCCCGGTGACCCGAATGACCCAAACGATCCGAATGACCCGAACGAACCAGCCAAGTTGCCCCAGATTGTCTTCGATAACGGAAACATCAATACCGTCTACAACTACCCGACCAGCGCGACGGTGCTGGTTCTGGACTGCCCCTGCACGGTGACCTTGATTCGCAACTACCATTGGAACAATGGGGCGGGCACGGAGGAAGTCGGCACGATCTCACTGCGGGCGCAAAACGATGCGGTCTATGGCCCCTGGCAGGCCGAGGGTGTTGAGGGTAGTGGCGGCGTCGCCAACGCCTATTGGGACTGCGAACCCAACGTGTTGATCCCCGCGGGCAGGTACACCATCGAGGATTCCGACTCGGATACGTGGAGCCAGAACAGCGGCTCGCAGGGACAAGGAATCTGCCTGGTCGAGGGCTTCCTCGACGAGGATGAAACCGAGATCCTGGTCCGACAGACGGTCCAGCCGTCCGAGGCGGACCAGATCGTCGAAAAGGGCGGGGTGTCGGTGACAATCCCCGGAGGCCTGCTGGAGGAGGCTCAGATCCTGACCATCAAGGAGGTTTCGACTCCGCCCGCTCCGGACGACCCGACCCAGCAGCGGATCGCCGTGATCTGCGACGTCAGTCTGGGCGACCTGCACGATCTGGACCAGCCGCTGGAGGTGCGGATGATCTACGATCCGAATAGCCTGGAGGGTGTCGACTCGCCCGAGCGGGTGTTCTCCGGGGTCTACTGGGATCCGGTGGACGAGACGTGGATCAACACTCCGGCCTGGATCGACCCGCTGACCAACACCCTGACGCTGCGGACCGAACACCTCTCGCGCTTCGCGGGAGTCGAGCGCATCACCCCTGGATACATCCAGAATGACATCTTCGGCCTTTCTTACGTGCGCAGTCTGGTGGAGGCGGAAACCGGGCCGACCGTCGGGTGGTATACCAAGCCCGAGCCGGCGGTGACCAACCGTAGCGCCGGGATTCCCGACTACGTTGAGGACGTCTGGTACTTCATCAACAAGCACCGCGAAACCTACGAGGATTTCACCGGAAAGGAGAGTCTGAAACTCCGTCCACTCCTCACGATCCATGACGAGCCGGGGATAGAACGGCTGCCTATTGCCGTCACCGTCGGCGGGTCGGGCTCTCCGTACCGCAGCAAGATCACCGGCGACATACGCGTCTCGCTGGACTGTGCGTCCGGCCCGCAATTGCTCAGCTATGTCGTGGCCCATGAGCTGTTCCACGCCCTTCAGAACCGGTACTACAACTGCTTCGGGATGACCGCCAGGAAGTGGTGGATCGAGGCGACGGCCGAGTACGCCGCGGGCCGGATCGCCAATGCCGACTCGCCGTACATGGGCGGAGAGATGATCTACCCCCGGTACCTGGAAATGCCGCTGGATTTCGCCTCCGGCAACTTCATCGGGCTTAACAGTCCGCACCTCTATCACGAGTACACCACGGCCTTCTTCATCGATTTCATGGTGCGAATGAAGGGGGTGGATTTCGTCGATATGTGGACGCAGGTCGCCAAGTCGTGGTCGTTCAATACGCTCTCGGTCCTCGAAACCTACCTCAAAGGCAACCTGCCCGAGTACTACCGGGAATTCGCCGAACACTGGATATTCGGCTCGCAGAGTCCGGTTCACCAGACGCTCAAGGCGGGAGGATTCGCCAACGCGGCGTTCATCAACGATCCCTCTTTCATTCCCACGATCGAGGACTTCAACCGCCACCTGGGCCTCGAACGTTACAGTTCGGTTCTCTACCGTGTGGTGGTTGACGGCGCGGAAGGCAAGAGCTATGACTTGAGCCTGGGCGTCAACAAGGAATATATGGACGCGCTGCCCGAAGGGGTCACCATCGTCGCCTACCGCTTCCCGAACGACTCCTACGACGCCAGCCAGTTCATCGTCCGCTTGAATCCGTCGCAGACGGAGGTCGGTTTCACCGCCGCGGTTGGCGACGTGCTCTACATCCAGGTCATCAATGCCTCCTCGTCGTGGAAGAGCATACCCTACGCCCTGAAGGGAACCCTCCAGGAGCCGCAGGAAAGCGAACTGCTCAAAAAGATCAAGACTTGCGAGACGATCACGGTGGTGTTCTCCGGCGACCTGGTCTGGGAGTGTTACTACCATGACAGGGACGCGCAGACTCGCAACATGCCGCTCCGGGACGAATGTGGCTACGATAACGATCGAGCATGGTCTTCGGGCTATGATGTCGCCATCCAGTGGAATGGTGCGAGCTTCACCACCGAGTTTGCCGGTATCAAGCTCACCGGGACCTTCTCCTCCGACGGAACCCGCTTGCTGGAATGCACGGCCGTCGACAAGGACGTTCGCGATGATCGGGATGCCTGCGACCGTGGCCCGTTGCCGCCGTTCGGCGAAAGCAAACGAAACCTGTCTGTGATTAACGTGCCACTGGCGATCAACGACCCGTACTACATCGACTTCGGGGCGGGCAAGAACTACCCCGGCACCGGCTCGGCCGAAACCTACTGCACTCCCGATATCCATCTGGTATACGTCAGCGAGTGGGGTGGGTTCGGCACCTGGCCGAGGTGGAACACCGGGTATGACTGGTCGTCCATCTCGATTCGCGTCCTGCTGGACCTGAACTGACCAGCGGCTCTTTGACCGGAGGAAGACGACCTGCTAGACTTGTAGTGGTTTATCGAACTCACGGGAGAATGCGATGAGCGACCTTCAGCCGGTATGCGTACACAGGCCGCAGACGGAGTGGCAGGCCGACCTGCTGGTCCAGTTCCTCCGCGACAACGAGGTCAACGCCCATCTGGCCAACCGGGCCAGCGTGGGGCTTTGGGGCGACGGTTCGCTGCCCTTCGCCCAATTGGAGGTCCTTGTCCCCTCCGACCAGGCCAGCCGGGCCTCCGTCCTGATCGCCGAGTTCCTTGAGGAGCCCGCGGAGGACGATCCGCTCCCAGAGACGGATTAGGTTATATTGTATCAGTTTGACTTTCGGTGGGCGATTCGGGACGGCGAAAGGGGGCGGCGGGCGTCTTTGACGTCGGATTCTTTTGAATTCCACTTGAAAATCGGCTGGGGTCATTGGTATAAAATATGATTTAGCCCAAGTTCGACAGGCAACCGGAGTCTCCGGGGCCTCGCGACCCGCTCGCCGCGGTTCCGGGGCCGGTAAAAGGAAACCATATGGCCGCGAAGTTGAAAGCGAAAACACACAAAGGTTTGGCCAAGCGAGTCAAGATCACCGCCACCGGCAAGGTCACCCGGCGACGTGGCGGCAAGAGCCACTTGCTCTCGAACAAGAGCTCCAAGCGGCTCCGCGGCCTGCGTCAGCCCATGACCGTGCCGGATCACATGGCCAAGATGATCCGGGAGCAGATCGCCCCGTAGCTTCGGCCCAGGTCCACGTAAGGCAGCAACCACGAACGGAGAGGACGTTATATGCCCAGGGTAAGCGCAGCCGTTCCACGGCACAAACGAGTCAAGCGACTGATGAAGTCGGCCAGCGGATACCATTCCGATCGGTCCCGCACTCTGCACTCCGCCAGCGAAACCGTCATGCGGGCGGGTAACTACGCCCGCGCCGGCCGGCGGCTGCGGAAGCGAGACTACCGGTCGCTGTGGATCACCCGGTTGACCGCGGCGTGCCTGCCGCTGGGGATCAACTACAGCCGGCTGGTCCACGGTCTCAAGTCCGCCAACGTCGTGCTCAACCGCAAGATGCTCTCGGAGCTGGCCGTGCACGACCCGGTGGCCTTCGAAGCGGTCGTCAACACCGCCAAACAATCTCTGGCGAGCTAGAGCCATGACGGACCGGGCGATCGACGATCTACCCGCCCTGGCCGACGCGGCGCTGGCGGAGCTCGCCGGCGCCGGCGACGCCAAGGCCCTCGATGAGTTTCGCCTCAAATACCTTGGCCGCAAGGGTGTCTTCACCGAGGCGAGAACCTCGATCGGCAAACTCCCCGCTGAAGATCGTCCGCGCGCCGGCAAGCTGATCAACGAGGCGGCGGCCAAAG
This DNA window, taken from Phycisphaerae bacterium, encodes the following:
- a CDS encoding zinc-binding dehydrogenase: MMRYYLSGGVMLGHENVAEIVEAGPDVATARAGERVVVDPPLGCLVRKIDPPCSACRQGRPSVCENFDLGNMPTAIGLGYNGFTGGSWSPYFIAHHSQLHPVPDGVADEQAILVDPLACSLHAILDDLPAASENVLVFGAGIIGLATAALLRVVEPSLRIAVTVKHPFQADLARHYGADHLVYWKRDRQQSFRDLASIVKARSATLPFGMHFLQGGFDRVYYCSGAVSAFADAARLVRPRGTLVLVGTPQIGITDLTPLWLHEIKVVGTTGRAVQMLPGDREAAHNYRHVLRLLQEGRIDTAPLKLAFYRQKDYRRALADLRDRRHSGVVKAAFDFR
- the guaA gene encoding glutamine-hydrolyzing GMP synthase codes for the protein MTRETILILDFGSQYSQLIARRVRENHVFSLLVAPETPIEKLQEYEPKGLILSGGPSSVYEPGAPRCDERVFQLGVPILGICYGMQIGSQLLGAQVQAAKAREYGRTHLTVKNGYDLLCHVPEETSVWMSHGDVVQTLPEDFEALAETRNTAWAAVRHKRRPFFGVQFHPEVSHTPMGGQILRNFLYDVCGCQGAWRVGDIAEEAIEQIREQVGKSRVICGLSGGVDSSVVAAIVHKAIGDQLTCIFVDNGLLRKNEAELVEATFRDHFHIDLRVADASQRFLGALAGVSDPQEKRRIIGHEFIEVFRHEAREIEDARFLAQGTLYPDVIESGHSIAGKAANIKLHHNVGGLPAELGFELIEPLRDLFKDEVRAVGEHLGLPEEIVWRHPFPGPGLAVRITGQITPERLDILRDADEIFIEEIRAANLYRTIGQAFAVLIPVGTVGVMGDGRTYEYVIALRAVETRDFMTADWVRIPHETLATVASRIVNEVRGVNRVVYDISTKPPATIEWE
- the rpmI gene encoding 50S ribosomal protein L35 encodes the protein MAAKLKAKTHKGLAKRVKITATGKVTRRRGGKSHLLSNKSSKRLRGLRQPMTVPDHMAKMIREQIAP
- the rplT gene encoding 50S ribosomal protein L20; amino-acid sequence: MPRVSAAVPRHKRVKRLMKSASGYHSDRSRTLHSASETVMRAGNYARAGRRLRKRDYRSLWITRLTAACLPLGINYSRLVHGLKSANVVLNRKMLSELAVHDPVAFEAVVNTAKQSLAS